The Christiangramia flava JLT2011 genome has a segment encoding these proteins:
- a CDS encoding single-stranded DNA-binding protein, giving the protein MRTIRNKVQLIGNVGNPPEIRNLESGKKVASFSLATNYNYRTSSGEKVQETQWHNLVAWGKAAEIIETHVGKGKEIAVEGKLSSRSYEDQEGVKRYVTEIMVSEILLLGNKPSEN; this is encoded by the coding sequence ATGAGAACTATCAGAAACAAAGTACAGCTTATCGGAAACGTGGGAAACCCTCCTGAAATCCGAAACCTTGAAAGTGGTAAGAAAGTAGCCTCCTTTTCACTGGCCACTAATTACAACTACCGCACCTCAAGCGGAGAAAAAGTGCAGGAAACTCAATGGCACAACCTGGTAGCCTGGGGAAAAGCCGCTGAGATTATCGAAACTCATGTAGGCAAAGGCAAAGAAATTGCCGTAGAAGGAAAATTATCTTCAAGATCCTATGAAGATCAGGAAGGAGTTAAACGCTATGTAACCGAAATAATGGTTTCGGAAATCCTCCTTTTAGGTAATAAACCCTCTGAGAATTAA
- a CDS encoding JAB domain-containing protein produces the protein MKTKVNEISLKYLGNFKIAEAPKISSSYDAKEVFYKSWDKDRIGLQESFKVMLLNNANRIKGIFEVSTGGITGTLVDLRIVFAVALKSMSTGIIIAHNHPSGTLYPSQADKQLTKKIKNASEFLDVKLLDHLILTPDGDCFSFADEAIL, from the coding sequence ATGAAAACCAAAGTTAATGAAATATCGCTCAAATACCTCGGGAATTTTAAAATCGCAGAGGCTCCGAAAATTAGTTCCTCCTACGACGCGAAAGAGGTATTTTATAAAAGCTGGGACAAAGATAGGATCGGCCTACAGGAATCTTTTAAAGTAATGCTCCTTAACAATGCCAACCGAATTAAAGGCATCTTCGAAGTATCTACCGGTGGCATTACCGGGACTTTAGTAGATCTTCGCATCGTTTTTGCAGTGGCACTAAAGTCTATGAGTACAGGCATTATCATTGCCCATAACCATCCCTCCGGCACGCTCTATCCCAGCCAGGCCGATAAGCAGCTTACTAAAAAGATCAAAAACGCTTCGGAGTTTCTCGATGTGAAGCTTCTGGATCACCTGATCCTTACGCCTGACGGTGATTGTTTCTCCTTTGCCGATGAAGCTATTTTATAA
- a CDS encoding BfmA/BtgA family mobilization protein: protein MDTTFEKEGFTTLKIKVSVAQKFRQYSLEMGKSQSLTLLLMLEFFFYNNISPTESLGPRMQTLETSIKKRINAMIAIIRDIEQNQTIPTKGMLEALFSELPGQSQKKAINSFQEAFKNLNSGSATPPSPPEIDHKDIRNILRNIELVQPTFGKPYLKIKLSPKEVNNLKSKYHVYHN, encoded by the coding sequence ATGGATACAACATTTGAAAAAGAAGGTTTTACAACCTTAAAAATTAAAGTCTCGGTAGCTCAAAAATTCAGGCAATACAGCCTGGAGATGGGAAAATCTCAATCCCTAACGTTACTCCTGATGCTGGAATTCTTTTTTTATAACAACATCTCACCTACAGAATCCCTGGGACCGCGGATGCAAACACTGGAAACCTCCATCAAAAAAAGAATTAATGCCATGATTGCCATCATCCGCGATATCGAGCAAAATCAAACCATTCCTACCAAAGGAATGTTAGAAGCTTTATTTTCCGAACTCCCTGGGCAAAGCCAAAAGAAAGCCATCAACTCCTTTCAGGAAGCTTTTAAAAACTTAAACAGCGGTTCTGCAACACCTCCGTCGCCCCCTGAAATTGATCATAAGGACATTCGAAATATCCTCAGAAATATTGAACTCGTCCAACCCACTTTTGGCAAACCCTACCTGAAAATCAAACTATCCCCCAAAGAAGTCAATAATCTTAAATCTAAATACCATGTATATCACAATTAG
- a CDS encoding DUF5712 family protein — MYITISPQKLGDSYSTSVADFVEYLEKENKELHSDHQELFFSQDLELISPKEVVREIDANTAKVP; from the coding sequence ATGTATATCACAATTAGTCCCCAAAAACTCGGCGATTCCTACTCGACCAGTGTAGCTGATTTTGTCGAATACCTGGAAAAGGAAAATAAAGAGCTTCACTCCGACCACCAGGAACTTTTCTTTTCCCAGGATCTGGAACTTATATCTCCCAAAGAAGTGGTTCGCGAAATCGATGCAAATACCGCCAAAGTACCCTGA